The region aaaccatgctgactttggcctattttataatgtgcctccaagtaccctgaaaccatatccttaacaatcttccccaacagcttcccaaccattgaggtcagactaactggcctatcatttccttgtttctgcctctctcccttcctgaagagtggagtgacatttgtaaatttccattcctccagaactaTGCCAGTattaattgattcttgaaagatcactattaatgcctccataatctcttcagtcacctctttcagaaacctgggatgtaaaccatctggtccaggtgacttacctaccttcaaacctttcagtttcccaagaacattctccatagtaatgacaacttcacactcttctgacccctgacactctcgaacatCTGGCATAGTGCAAGTGACTTCCATagtgatgactgatgcaaaatacttagtcaATGAATCGGCCACTTCCTTGGTCcctctattactacctctccagcatcattttctagcaatccaatatccactcttacctcttTTTTTTTACACTCTATGCATCCGAAGAAATGttgggtatcctctttaatattattggctagcttactttcatattccatcttttcctttatgacttttttagttgccttcactTGGTTTTCAAAAGCTGACTCCCAGTAAACTTTACTAttgccctccctttggctttaatgttggctttgacttctcttgtcagccacggttatgtcattttgcctttagaatacttctttctctttgtgatgtacatatcctgtgccttccgaatttcttccagaaattccagccattgctgctctgccagcaTCCCTGCCAGtgctcttttccaatcaattctgaccagctcctctctcatgcctctataattctctTTACTTCACCGTAATACtgctacatctgactttagcttctccttctcaaatttcagggtgaatttgatcacttGTCCCTGAGGatacttttaccttaagctcgctaATCAATTCCCATTCATTGCACAAGACCCAATCCAAAATAActgatcccccagtgggctcaactatGAGCTGCTCCATCTTGTAGACATCCTAGAAATTCCCCCACACGATTTTCTCAATCTCCTTGCATATAGAAATCCCCCATATCTTTCACAACACTGCCCTTTTGATATGCATAGAATGTCaaaaaaggagagagacagagatacagagagagaaagattgagagagagacagagagagagattgagagagagagaggggggaggaggagggggagactcAGCAGATATGCCCTCAGAGAGACCACCACATGGTCTTTCTGCACCTGCTAAACTTCTCCTTCTCTTGCATTGTAGGTTGGGAGTCCGGACTCTGGGCTTTTGGATGTCTCAGCACTCTATATCTTCAAACTCCTGCACCATTCCGACTCGCCTTGGCTGCTGTGATGGTGAGGTACCTCTCTGTCAGCCATTATTCAGTCTGACACCAGGGAGACATACTTCTGCCATCTCACATCCTAGACTGGAGACTAGCCATGTTCAACCATTTGGCCACCATGAACTGCACCCAGAACTGCAGCCTCCACACTGTGGACTACTTGGATTATGACATTAACCTCTTCTCCACCCCCATCCTGACCGTGGTCACCACCGCTTGTGTTCTGCTGGCGTTGATAGGGATTAGCGGCAACGTTCTGACCATTCTGATTGTGCTGAAGTTCAAGGACATGAGGACCACCACCAACTTCCATCTGTCTAGCATGGCACTCTCAGACTTGTTCATTTTTCTTTGCATGCCTTTGGATTTGTATCGCATGTGGAAAGAGAGACCGTGGATTTTTGGAGATTTGCTCTGTAAGCTCTTCCAGTTTGTGAGTGAGAGCTGCACCTATTCCACGATCCTCAGCATCActgctctgagtgtggagagataCTTTGCCATCTGCTTCCCACTCCAGGCCAAAATGGTCATCACCAAGAGTAGAGTCAAGGTGCTCATCTTCTTCCTCTGGTCCTTGGCATTCGCCTGTGCCGGACCCATCTTCATCCTGGTTGGCGTAGAGGTTGAGAATGGGACTGACCACCTTCTGACCAGCGAATGCAAGCCAACAGACTATGCCCATGAATCAGGCCTTCTCAGCACCATGGTCTGGGTTTCCACCTCTTTTTTCTTCTTGCCTGTCTTTTGCCTGTCAGTTTTTTATAGCCTAATCGGGAAGAAGCTCTGGAGGCAGAGGAGAGTTGACTTGGCATCCAACATTAGCAACAGGGAGAAGAGCaacaagcagacagtgaagaTGTTGGGTGAGCTGATCTCAGTCTATCTATCCTcaatccctctgtccctctctctggaACTTCCACATGAACCAAAGAGTTCACAAATGATGGAGCTGTTGTTCACCATAGTCAATGAAATAAGATCAGGAGAAGATCAGGAGAtcaggcagcatggtagtgtagtggttagcacaatgctttacagttccagcaacctgggttcaattcccaccactgtttgaaggagtttgtaggttctcctGGTGATCATGAGtttctcctccaggtgctccggtttcctcccccagtccaaatGTGTAATGGTTGGTAGATTACTTGGTCATTGCatgttgtcccgtgattaggctaggattaaatcggtggtttctgggcagtgtggctcgaaagGCTGGAAGgtcctattctgcgctgtatctcaataaataaataaaaaggtcATACTGAGAGAACTTTACCGGAGACTCTCCTTCCAGTGACACCGATCAGACCCTGTGGAGACCTACACAGTCCTCCTTAGACATAACTATAGATTCTCAGAAGGAAGCGCTTTGTTCATTCTGCACTGACTGGCCACTTCTCTCAGTACCTCCttcacctgataaagtggccaccgagtgcatgctgctatagcccatccacttcaaggtttgacgggCTGTGCTATctgagacctgctgagttcctccagcagcttgtgtgtgtgtgttgctctggatttccagcatctgcagaatctctcgttattagatgctgcctgacctgctgagttcctctagcattgtgtgtgtgtgtgtgtgtgttgctctggatttccagcatctgcagaatctcttgcgtttgcACTTTGTGTCCATACTCTTTTCTCGGTTCCCCTTGCAATTCAGCTCAACAAACTGTTCATAATGGCATCATAGAATGTCACAgtcatacagcactgaaacaggccatttggcccagctgGCCTATGCTAACCATCCAGtccccatttacactaatcctacaataATTCCTTTTGGTACACccgtgttggcgtgtggccaagtggttaaggtgttggtctagtgatctgaaggtcactagttcaagcctcagctaaggcagcgtgttgtgtccttgagcaaggcacttaaccacacattgctctgtgacgacatcggtgccaagctgtatcagcccttgcccttcccttggacaacatcggtggcctggagaggggagacttgcagcacggGCAACTGCccatctcccatacaaccctgcccaggagctttccaaggcacaaatccatggtctctcgagactaacggatgcctatatgcCCATCAATTTCCTCTCAATCATCACTGAGTCTATTtctgtatgttcatgatcttcagctgctgtaccccatctacatcaagtttcaacgtgttgtgcattcagagatgctcttcgacACACCACTGTCATAACACGCgtctacttgagttactgtcaccttcccgtcagcttgaaccagtctggccattctcctctgacctctctcattaacgaggaaTTTTCAGCCAcacaactgctgctcactgaatgttaATTTTGgttttctcaccattctctgtaaactctagagactgctgtgtgtgcaAATCTCCGGAGatccagtttctgagatactcaaaccaccccgtctggcaccaacaatctgtCCACggtcaaattcacttagatcacatttctttctgatatttggtcagaagaacaactgaatctcttgaccatgtctgcatgcttttatgcatcgagttgcagtcacatgtttggctgattaggtatttgcattaacgagcaggtatatAGGcgcagctaataaagtggccatgagtGTGTACTAGCTTAGAATTTAGaattttatttaaatcttacatccatctcgCAATGTGAGGGAAtaaaaaatctttgcgttatgactccatCGCAATGTACAcgcatgtgaatttaaaagtctaatggcttgtagagagaagctgtcccgtagcctgttggtcctgactttaatGCTGAGGTACCGTTTGCCAGACAGaaacagctgaaacagtttatggtcagGGTGACTGATGTCctcgatgatcttccaggccttctttctgcacctgctgctatcAATGCCCTCAGTGGAGGGAGTGGTATAGCTAATATAGTGAGGGGCattgaaggtgattggaggaacgtATAGGGGGGACGTCAGTCATgggtcttttacacagagagtggtgggtgtgaggAACACCCTGACAGGGGTGATGGTAGCGGCAGATACACTAGGAACATTTCAGAGCACATGGgtgacagaaaaatagagggctatgtgtaataCAAGCATTAGATTAATCTTGTAATATGTTAacgatcagcacaacattgttggctgaaGTGCTTGTACTTTCTTGTAccgttctatgtcctatgttctggAGAAGGACAgtggaggaagcagggagtctacagaagggcttagaccggttgggagaatgagcaaagcagtggcagatggaatacagtgcagggaagtgtacacTCATGCACTTTgcaagaaggaataaaggcaaagacaattttctaaacagggagaaaattcagaaatcagaggtgtaaagtgTCTTCAGAGTCCTGATGgctatcctgacgaagggtctcggcccgaaacatcgcctgtacttctttctatagatgctgcgttccaccagaattttgtgggtgttgtttgaatttccagcatctgcagatttccttgtgtttgggagtccttatgcaggattccctgcataatttgcaggtggagttggtggtgaggaatacAAATGTAATGCATTAGAATTGGCATTAATTTCaaaaggactggaatataaatcCAAGGATGGaatactgaggttttataaggcactggtcaaacAGCacttgagcaattttgggcctcttaactaagaaaggatactctgacattagagagggttcaaaagaggttctcAGTTGTCatctgaggagcgtttgatggctctgggcctttactcaatggagtttagaagaataagggaggatctcattgaaaactatcgaatggtgaaaggtgaattgatagagtggatgtggagaggattcagtaggtttcaatgagattcccctcattcttctaaactccagcaagtacaggcccagagccatcaaactctctcatatgttaaccccttcattcctgagattattctagagaaattcctctgaaccctctccaatgccagcacgtcctttcttagataagggaccgcATGAACAATTGACCTAGTAGCCGATTCGTCTTTGCAATGCGGGAGAaacctggagcacccggaggaaagccacTCGGTCATGAGgtgagcatgcaaactccttacagacagctcaTTGCCAGGATGGTACCGGGGTCACTAGTGCTGTGACAGTGTGTGGCCCCAAACCTTTTTCGCGGAGAGTGACAGGTACTTGGAATAAGCTGCCTGGGGCGTCAGAATCCTTACTGgcgtatgtcatgaatttttttgttttgtggcggcagtacattgcattacataataataaaaattatagATTACAATAGAAATATATCTAACAGAGCAAAAAAGagaagaaagtagtgaggtagtgtacgtggggtcattgtccattcaaaaattgatggtggagaggaagaagctggtcttgaaacattgagtgtgtgttttcaggctcctgaacctcctccgtGATGGTGGGTACAATACAGTGATGGTAATGAAAGTGCTTTCAGGTGAATTTCAGGGATTGGAACAATGTGAAGCATTAATTCCATCTGCACTATGGTGGGCACAGTCTTTATGAGTCAAAGGGTCTTCTCCTATGTGGCATTGTTTTAttttagaaacattgaaaacctacagcgcagtacaggcccttcagcccgcattgctgtgccgaacatgtactaactttagaaattacctcgggttacccatagccctctatttttctgagctccatgtacctgtccagcagtctctaaaaataccctattgtatctgcctccaccaccgtcactggcagcccattccacgcactcaccactctctgcataaaaaacttacccttgatatctcctctgtacctacttccaatcaccttaaaactgtgtcctctcatgctagccatttcagccctgggaaaaagcctctgactatccacacgatcaatgcctctcatcatcctatacacctctatcaggtcacctctcatcctccatcgctccaaggagaaaaggccaagttcacccaacctaatctcataaggcatactccccaatccaggcaacatccttgtaaatctcctctgcaccctttctatggtttcctgtagtgaggagaccagaactgagcacagtactccaagtggggtctgaccagggtcctatatagctgcaacattacctctcgcctcttgagctcaatcccatgattgatgaagaccaaggcactatacgccttcttaaccagactcaacctgcgtagcagctttgagtgtattCTATGAAGTCATTTTCTATGAATTTCTAAACTTCGCACAGCCTGTGAAGTGCTTTCTGAGGTACATTCGCTCTTACAAGGATTGAAGGGTGCAGTTTTATTCACTGTGGGACCTTGAGTCTTTTCTGTAAGGTACAACTGAGCACCTCTTCATGAGGTGGCCATGTGTGTGAATGGCCACAGGAAAGTTCTGCTCCTGGTCTCTAAGCATCGGTCACAGAGCTGACTTCATAATGGGAACTTTAGAGACTTCAAAATACAAGATTAATTCCCTGAAGTGACATTCTGAAATGTGATTCTAAGTGCAGACTGTTTTAAAGGCTGTGTAACTCTAGAAACAATTAGATTGCTCTCAGTTCTAATAAATACAGAAAAGAATCAGATCATAGAATTGTTATGAAACTCAAAGAGGATGTTTGACCCATTGAGACCATACTAGGTTCTAGTAGAGTCATCGCCTACCCTTTATAGAGtcgtagaagagtacagcacagaaacaggccctttggcccattgggtccatACTGAGCCATTTTACACTGTGTACTCCCATTGAGCTGAACCACGACCAAagctctccatatccctactgtccacgtacctatccatccttctcttaaacattgaaactgagctcgcatgcaccacctgCACTGGCAGCTGATCCCCTTTAaatttcaagtttatttattttttatttggagatacagtgcagagtaggcccctCTAACTCTTCGAGCCCCAGCGTCCAGTAACACCCGACAGCCCTGATTAAATCCTAATCTAATCACGGAACAAAGACCAATGAActtacccagtacgtctttggactgtgggaggaaaccggagcacccggagagaACCCACgcagaggatgtacagagactccttaccgaGAACACCAGGACTGAACTCCGAACTacaacgccctgagctgtaatagtgtcacgctaacctgCCTCACTACCACCGCACCCACAAGGTGACAAGACAAGCTTAATGAAAGTttaatacagctaaatgaaacatcgttCCTCTGGAACCAAGGGGCAAATCACACCATGATTGctcttagcaaatttttctatagaagagtttgccattgtcttcatcTGGTCAGTGACCGGAACCGttctcaatactcttcagagattgtctgcctggcaatggtggtcgcataaccaggactcgtgacatgcaccacctgttcccatggcttcacgtgaccctgatcagggtgggAGGGGtagctaagcagatgctacaccttgcccaagggtgacctgccggCTAGCAGAGgggaggagcaccttacacccctttgggtagagacgcatctccacccgtgccacaccaggaccaccagactcaaaaatattTACTTTCCCCAAATAGgaaggctgatcaatacctccacctaCCAACCCACCCCCAAttcctttatcatttcctgtcagtcacattacgtacagacactcctgtgcctagtgttacTTTATGGACGTATGAActatcttacgtatttatatttattcttttttttattattgtgttctttaccttattgtgttgtttgtgctgcatcggatctggagtaacagttattttgttctccttgatGCTGGTGTACTGAAAatgttgggtggtggggtggagatacgtctctatcaaaggaggtgtaaagtgttCCTTCCCCTTGGCTCAAAGGGCTAGAAGGCCCATTCTATACTGTGCCTCAATCGTAAATAAACCtcgaactgtacagcacaggaacaggcccttcagcccacagtgttgtgctgaccagtTACACTGGTAATCAAATGGCTGACTAAActcatcccttctgcctacacaatgtccacgtcCTTCCATTCTCCTTacattcacgtgcctatctaaacacCTTTTACCATGGGCTTAGCGGTTCGCACGGTGCTGTTCCAGCTGGAGGTATTCCAGGTCCAGAGTTCAATCCTGATGCTGTTTGTAGTCCCTATGGAATGTGTGGAAACTCCCCGAGCGCTAggagcttcctcccacagtccagagacctaCCAGCTCAGAAGATTAGCCATTGTAAAATTGTCCCAAGATTAAGCTAAGGTTGATCgggtttgttgggggttgctagTGCTGTATGGCTCCAAGGGCTGGTAGGGCCAACTCCTCTCTGTATTGCAAAACTCCCCAATGTTgctgcttctaccacctccccaggcagctcattccagccacccacccctctctgtgtaagaaacctgcctctcacatctcctttgaaattacccccctcaccttaaatgcacatcCTCTGCTGTTAGAcattccaaccctgggaaaaagctacaCTCTGTCTACCCCAGGCAATAGAACAAAATTCCCCTtaaatctttcacccttaacctatggctTCTAAGGCGGGAATGGGGAGCTCAATCACACAGGAAGAGATGGAAGTAGGCTGCCCACTGCCACAGAGAGGTTGGACTGAAGAGTGGAGAGAGACTTCAAGGGATTTGGAATCGcaggagatggagaggggaaaGATGAGCACAAGGGCTGCGTGTCCCAACATCATAATGTACAGTATCCTAGGTAACCAGGGAGAAGGtcaggagaatgatcccaggaatggaagagttaatgtatgaggagtgtttgatgactctggtctggggttttgaagaatgagagggatctcattgaataatgaaaggcctagatagagtgaatgaggagaggatgtttcctgtagcgggagagtctaggaccagaaagcacagagtcagaatagagggacagccatttagaacagagggtggtgaatctgtggaattcattgacatagACGGctctggaagccaagtcactgagtatatttaaagtggaggttgatagattctcgataAGTAAGGGTGtgcagttgagagggataataaatcagccatgatggaatggtagagcagcctcaatgggctgaatggcctgactatgctcctatgtcttatagtcttatggtcctACATCGTTATGTAAAATATCCTCGGCAAAGCATCCAAATATTTAAGTCTTTCCAGAAGATCACAATTTTGCAGGACTTCCTTTGCATTTAGAGACAGTATATGACCATTCAAATTATGTGGAAAGAAATCTTCTTGTGAATTTAAACTGTATTTaaccaaaggaaattattgtcCACATTGTAGCCAGCCATCTGTCCCTGTGTCAATCCTTGTAAACTTTaatgatttttgtgtatttttttcttgAGGTTAAAAAAAATGTTGGCTTGGATGAACCTTGGTCAGTAgtgtttgagcccactagggcaAAGAGAGCTCAGTCCACGCTGATCCAACGCTCACAGTCAGGGCAAGGACAGTATGACTTAGATACAGACTAGAGATCCCTCTACACTGATCCAGGGCAtgcaacatagaacatacaacacgGAACAcggcagcacagtacaggcccaaacATGCAAAAAGCTACTTACTGCTGAATGCCTGATGGGGACCAAACGTTAGTGAGCTGCCCCAAATGGACACTAggagccccttcaccagaggggtTACACCTCTCTAACAATGACTATTTGACATTTTATTCTCATGACAAAGACTCTATCTACCCTATTgacactcagttgccactttattatgtacactctgcaccgaataaagtggccactgactgcatgttcatggtcttctgctgctgtagcccgtccacttcaaggatcgacgtgttgtgcgttcagagattcTAACTCCTTGTTATTTCAGCTACTGTcaacttcctgtcagctcgaacagtctggccgttctctcattaacaagaggatttttgctctcagaactgctactcactggatgattttatttattgtgccattctctgtgaactctagagactgttgtgtgtgaaaaccccaagagatcagcagtttctgagatactcaaaccaccccatctggcaccaatcattccatggttaaagtcacttgGGTCACATTTTCTGCTatttggtcagaacaacaactgaacctcctgaccatgtctgcatacttttatgcattgagttgctgccacatgattggctgatcagatatttgcattaacaagcaggtgtacaggtgtacctaataaagaggccactgaatgtatatttctcataattttatatacttctgaagtatataattttatatacatttgggcataaaataaaatgtatgaataatgaaattcctcctcacgtTGACTAGGTGAGCATCATATGTCCCAATGTGTGGTTCCCATACTTTTACAATCTGTACCAACCTAACTAAgtgggcagatggaatataggatGGAAGAATTGGAAGTGATCTATGtagaataattttgtaaacctctatccgATCTcccgtcagcctctgccactccaaagaaaacaatcccagtttatccaacctctatgcaggcagcatcctggcgaagcttttctgcaccctctccaatgcctccacattctTCTTATCGACGGGTGACCAGAACTCAGTGTAATAATCCAGAAGTGGCCCAAGTAGAGTTATCAGGACTCCCCTTCAGCCTCTGCCATTCCAGAGGGAACATCCAAGTTGGTCCAACCTCTCGTTACGTctttccccaatccaggcagcatcctggtgaacctcttctgcaccctctccaaagcctcaacccCTCACATCCCTCCTGCAATAGGGCAACCAGAatcgcacacaatactccaaatgtggatgAAAATCTGAGAAATAGAAGAGACTGGAAACaatcagcaggtcgagcagcatccatggagaaagagacaattaatatttcaggtcaaagatctcCTTTACTTTCCCTCCCTGGAAATACTCAACATGGGTCAGGCCAAGAAGACAGTTCTTTCGAGGAAGTAGTTGTATTACAGGTTGAATATGAACACATCAGGAACCTGAAGGtccaaaatcatcattttaagaacagcctcttctccactgccatcagatttctgaatagtccatgaacccatcaacactaccttgttattccattgttttttgcactttttatttatttttgtaaatttggcagcatggtagcattgcggttagcacaacgctattacgacaccagcaatccaggttcaattccgttACTGtcagtaaagagtttgtacgttctctccatgccacatgggtttcctcccacattccaaagacgtacaggttttTTTGCTCActtttctttgctctctttttgtttttttatgtatctgtacttatttatagtttttatatgtattgcaatgtactgcagccatgaaacaacaaatttcacgaaagATGAAGTgttattaatcctgattctgattctgttagtaggttaattggtcacatgggtgtaatttggTAGCACGGCCTTGTTAGCCTGCAAGGACCTGTCACCGGGCAGTATCTCTGAATTATATTAttctttt is a window of Hemitrygon akajei chromosome 3, sHemAka1.3, whole genome shotgun sequence DNA encoding:
- the LOC140724524 gene encoding growth hormone secretagogue receptor type 1-like, whose amino-acid sequence is MFNHLATMNCTQNCSLHTVDYLDYDINLFSTPILTVVTTACVLLALIGISGNVLTILIVLKFKDMRTTTNFHLSSMALSDLFIFLCMPLDLYRMWKERPWIFGDLLCKLFQFVSESCTYSTILSITALSVERYFAICFPLQAKMVITKSRVKVLIFFLWSLAFACAGPIFILVGVEVENGTDHLLTSECKPTDYAHESGLLSTMVWVSTSFFFLPVFCLSVFYSLIGKKLWRQRRVDLASNISNREKSNKQTVKMLAVVIFAFVLCWLPFHIGRYLFSRASEEWSEHMYRVSQYCNLVSCVLFYLSAAINPILYNVMSKKYRVALFKLFHLTQDLRRTLSKSKDHNLPSWTESSGST